In the Syngnathus scovelli strain Florida chromosome 16, RoL_Ssco_1.2, whole genome shotgun sequence genome, one interval contains:
- the LOC125983931 gene encoding protein VCF1: MLTESRKRQHSGGDESGHLVPQAKRPNQAHPLSPELGRDAWDSEWSNSSSSLSSPEHASGSSSGSRCAAGPCSPLSSGESCDSAASYLLINRILREAHFQSLLSRCQTRATQL, encoded by the exons ATGTTGACTGAAAGCAG GAAAAGGCAACACAGTGGTGGTGATGAGAGTGGCCACCTGGTTCCTCAAGCCAAAAGGCCGAACCAAGCTCACCCGCTTTCCCCCGAGCTGGGACGAGATGCCTGGGACTcggag TGGTCCAACAGCTCCAGCAGCCTCAGCAGCCCAGAGCACGCATCTGGCAGCTCCAGCGGTAGCCGCTGCGCCGCGGGCCCTTGCAGCCCCCTCAGCTCCGGCGAATCATGCGACTCGGCCGCCTCCTATCTGCTTATCAACCGCATTCTGAGGGAGGCGCACTTCCAGAGCTTGCTGAGCCGCTGCCAAACGCGAGCGACGCAGCTGTGA
- the hid1a gene encoding protein HID1, with amino-acid sequence MGSTDSKLSFRKAVIQLTTKTQPVEATDDAFWDQFWADSTTTVQDVFALVPAAEIRALREESPSNLATLCYKAVEKLVQGADSGCPSEREKQVVLNSTRILTRILPYIFEDQDWRGFFWSTVPGAGRAGTEELDDDEGARPLAESLLLAIADLLFCPDFTVHSHKRGPDSVENMHSIDSCEYIWEAGVGFAQSPPLNYIHDLNRTELFRLLLTCFSEVMYLPASTDNHVLNPWVTFFCSTENRHALPLFTSLLNVVSAYDPVGYGIPYNHLLFSDYREQLVEQAVQILIVTLEHDGGPSHCPSSPSSMEEHESTGPENLFVNYLSRIHREEDFDFVLKGLARLLTNPLTQTYLPNSTKKIQFHQELLVLFWKLCDFNKKFLFFVLKSSDVLDILVPILFYLNDARADQSRVGLMHIGVFILLLLSGERNFGVRLNKPYALHVPMDIPVFTGTHADLLIVVFHKIITTGHQRLQPLFDCLLTIVVNVSPYLKSLSMVAANKLLHLLEAFSTSWFLFSAVQNHHLAFFLLEAFNNIIQYQFDGNCNLVYAIIRKRNIFHQLANLPSDPATIQKALQRKRKSPDVISRTSSQETVSMEGSRPAVPAEPGTLKTSLVAIPGIDKLTEKSQVSEDGTMVSIPKMQHSAQITAGGTSDTESNSGKDNEDVFYTEAEMERSRLSSSSASNWVPTPDWVLSWKCKLPLQTIMRLLQVLVPQVEKICIDKGLTDESEILKFLQHGTLVGLLPVPHPILIRKYQANAGTAMWFRTYMWGVVYLRNVDPPIWYDTDVRLFEIQKM; translated from the exons ATGGGGAGTACCGATTCAAAACTGAGCTTCAGGAAAGCAGTGATTCAGCTGACAACCAAAACGCAG CCGGTGGAAGCCACAGATGATGCCTTCTGGGACCAATTCTGGGCAGACAGCACCACCACAGTCCAGGATGTCTTTGCACTGGTTCCAGCTGCCGAGATCAGGGCTCTACGAGAGGAGTCCCCCTCCAATTTAGCCACGCTCTGCTATAAG GCTGTGGAGAAACTGGTGCAGGGCGCCGACTCGGGCTGCCCCAGCGAGAGGGAGAAGCAAGTGGTCCTCAACTCCACTCGTATCCTGACCCGCATCCTCCCCTACATCTTTGAGGACCAGGACTGGAGGGGTTTCTTCTGGTCCACCGTGCCCGGTGCTGGCCGAGCAGGG acAGAGGAGCTGGACGACGACGAAGGCGCTCGCCCCCTGGCCGAGTCGCTCCTCCTGGCCATCGCCGACTTGCTCTTCTGTCCCGACTTCACCGTGCACAGCCACAAAAGAGGCCCG GACTCTGTGGAGAACATGCACTCCATAGACAGCTGCGAGTACATCTGGGAAGCGGGAGTAGGCTTCGCACAGTCCCCCCCTCTCAACTACATCCACGATTTGAATCG CACGGAGCTGTTTAGGTTGCTGCTCACTTGCTTCTCCGAGGTCATGTATCTGCCGGCCTCGACCGACAACCACGTTCTCAACCCCTGGGTGACCTTCTTCTGCTCCACTGAGAATCG GCATGCTTTGCCGCTGTTCACCTCGCTGCTCAACGTGGTGAGCGCCTACGACCCGGTGGGCTACGGCATCCCGTACAACCACCTGCTCTTCTCCGACTACCGGGAGCAGCTGGTGGAGCAGGCCGTGCAGATCCTCATTGTGACCCTGGAGCACGACGGAGGGCCTTCCCACTGCCCGTCGTCTCCCTCCAGCATGGAGGAGCACGAG TCTACCGGCCCCGAAAATCTTTTTGTGAATTATTTGTCGAGGATTCACAGAGAGGAG GATTTTGACTTTGTACTAAAAGGGTTGGCCCGTCTGCTCACCAACCCTTTGACTCAAACATACCTGCCCAATTCCACCAAAAAAATCCAGTTCCACCAGGAGCTCCTGGTGCTCTTCTGGAAGCTCTGCGACTTCAATAAG AAATTCCTCTTTTTCGTCCTCAAGAGTAGCGACGTACTGGATATCCTGGTTCCAATCCTTTTTTACCTTAACGATGCTAGAGCCGACCAGT CCCGTGTGGGCCTCATGCACATCGGTGTGTTCATCCTCCTGCTGCTGAGCGGCGAGAGGAACTTTGGCGTTCGCCTGAACAAGCCCTACGCTCTCCACGTGCCCATGGACATCCCGGTGTTCACGGGCACTCACGCCGACTTGCTGATTGTG GTCTTCCACAAGATTATCACCACGGGCCACCAACGTTTGCAACCTCTCTTTGACTGCCTGCTCACCATTGTTGTCAACG TGTCCCCATATTTGAAAAGTCTGTCCATGGTAGCGGCCAATAAGCTGCTCCACCTGCTGGAGGCTTTCTCCACCAGCTGGTTCCTGTTCTCTGCCGTCCAGAACCACCATCTTGCCTTTTTCCTCCTGGAGGCGTTCAATAACATCATCCAGTATCAGTTTGATG ggAACTGTAACCTGGTGTACGCCATCATCCGCAAGCGTAACATTTTCCACCAGCTGGCTAATCTTCCGTCAGACCCGGCCACCATtcagaaggccctgcagcgaaaGAGGAAATCGCCCGACGTTATCTCCCGCACCAGCTCGCAGGAGACCGTCTCCATGGAAGGTTCCCGACCCGCCGTGCCTGCAGAACCTGGCACCCTCAAGACCAGCCTGGTCGCCATACCTG GCATTGACAAACTGACCGAGAAGTCTCAGGTGTCTGAGGATGGCACCATGGTGTCTATCCCCAAGATGCAGCACTCAGCGCAGATTACAGCCGGCGGGACCAGCGACACTGAATCCAACTCGGGCAAAGACAATGAA GATGTTTTCTATACCGAGGCCGAAATGGAGAGAAGTCGTTTGTCAAGTAGTTCAGCATCAAATTGGGTTCCCACACCAGACTGG GTCCTGTCCTGGAAATGTAAACTTCCCTTGCAGACTATCATGCGTCTGCTGCAGGTGTTGGTTCCGCAGGTGGAGAAGATCTGCATCGACAA GGGTCTGACGGATGAATCGGAAATTTTGAAGTTCCTCCAGCACGGCACATTAGTTGGCCTGCTGCCTGTGCCTCACCCCATCCTCATCAGGAAGTACCAGGCCAACGCGGGCACGGCCATGTGGTTTCGCACCTACATGTGGGGTGTGGTCTACTTGCG TAAcgtggaccctcccatctggtaTGACACGGACGTGCGCCTCTTTGAGATTCAGAAGATGTAG
- the otop2 gene encoding proton channel OTOP2 has translation MRTVAQKMLRTCNLLFTSTCRKTSNSDTDAHSSNIATAAQMENIQHLRDVEVAPEYAHHVEAPAQRTHHGGAWLLSVIVCINVLILGCVLVGSSAINSVAVTTVHRQILLIILLALTMLWMLLYVTVTYRKNENLMTLDSHAGPVWLRGGLMLFGLLSLLMDIFKMANYIGYLHCDSAVKVAFPAVQAVFLITQTYFLWVHAKDCMQFHPSVTRCGLMLMLSTNLVVWMASVTEESLHQMHGPYLNVSFPSKMYRDSYNQEAKCSCSHSACSAFKEAFYYLYPFNIEYSLFASAMAYVMWKNVGRLADNQGHRRAKFRPKEVRVGPVLGLLVVVVGLVTFVVYEVEITLEDEAMHRNALLIHFVINTVIVSLMCVSTAVGCVIYRLDHREHISEKNPARSLDVQLLVGASMGQLIISYFSIVAVAATGAQDLLDAVNLSWAVLMVVQLCLQNYFIIEGLHREPFDAMQEDTLHAEASGVANRQNSRCRLTLPVRPNWKRRVLKEVCAFLMLANIILWIMPAFGARPQFNHTVEMKFYKFSMWTAIVNIGLPFAIFYRMHSVASLFEVYIIS, from the exons ATGAGAACTGTGGCACAAAAGATGCTAAGGACCTGCAACTTATTGTTCACAAG TACATGCAGGAAGACCTCTAACAGCGACACAGATGCTCACTCATCCAACATCGCAACGGCCGCCCAGATGGAAAACATCCAGCACCTGCGTGACGTGGAAGTGGCCCCGGAGTACGCACACCATGTGGAGGCGCCGGCCCAACGCACCCACCACGGTGGCGCCTGGCTTCTGTCGGTCATcgtgtgcatcaatgtcctcatTCTGGGCTGCGTGCTGGTTGGCAGCAGTGCCATCAACAGCGTGGCCGTTACAACCGTGCACCGCCAGATTCTCCTCATCATCCTCCTCGCCCTCACAATGCTTTGGATGCTCTTGTACGTCACTGTCACCTACCGCAAGAACGAAAACCTAATGACTCTTGACAGCCATGCCGGGCCGGTGTGGCTCCGAG gTGGACTTATGCTTTTTGGCCTGCTGAGTCTGCTCATGGATATCTTCAAAATGGCCAACTACATCGGCTACCTGCACTGCGACTCTGCTGTCAAAGTGGCCTTCCCTGCCGTGCAAGCAGTGTTCTTAATCACCCAG ACTTATTTCCTGTGGGTCCACGCAAAGGACTGCATGCAGTTCCACCCAAGTGTGACACG ATGCGGCCTCATGCTAATGCTCTCTACTAACCTGGTGGTGTGGATGGCGAGCGTCACCGAGGAGTCCCTTCACCAAATGCATGGCCCTTATTTGAATGTCAGCTTCCCGTCCAAGATGTACAGAG ACAGTTACAACCAAGAGGCCAAGTGCAGCTGCAGTCACTCAGCGTGCAGCGCCTTCAAGGAGGCCTTCTACTACCTGTACCCCTTCAACATCGAGTACAGCCTCTTTGCTTCGGCCATGGCTTACGTCATGTGGAAGAACGTGGGCCGCCTGGCGGACAACCAGGGCCACCGCAGGGCAAAGTTCCGTCCCAAGGAGGTGCGCGTGGGCCCCGTGCTGGGGCTCCTGGTCGTGGTGGTGGGCCTGGTGACCTTCGTCGTGTACGAAGTGGAGATCACACTGGAAGACGAGGCCATGCACCGCAATGCCCTGCTCATCCATTTCGTCATAAACACAGTGATTGTGAGCCTCATGTGCGTCTCCACCGCGGTGGGCTGCGTCATCTACCGACTGGACCACCGCGAACACATCTCTGAGAAGAACCCCGCCCGCAGCCTGGACGTGCAACTCCTGGTGGGGGCCTCGATGGGCCAGTTGATTATCAGCTACTTCTCCATTGTGGCGGTGGCAGCCACGGGGGCTCAGGACCTCCTGGATGCTGTCAACTTGTCGTGGGCTGTCCTCATGGTGGTGCAGCTGTGCCTGCAGAACTACTTCATCATCGAGGGCCTCCACCGTGAGCCCTTCGACGCCATGCAGGAAGACACCCTGCACGCCGAGGCCAGCGGTGTCGCCAACCGGCAAAATTCGAGGTGCAGGCTGACGCTGCCCGTGCGGCCAAATTGGAAGAGGCGAGTGCTGAAGGAAGTGTGCGCCTTTCTGATGCTCGCTAACATTATC CTGTGGATCATGCCTGCCTTTGGGGCTCGACCTCAGTTCAACCACACGGTGGAGATGAAGTTTTACAAGTTCAGCATGTGGACGGCCATAGTCAACATCGGACTGCCATTTGCAATCTTCTATCGCATGCACTCAGTGGCCAGTCTCTTCGAGGTGTATATTATTTCATAG
- the ush1ga gene encoding pre-mRNA splicing regulator USH1G isoform X1, with amino-acid sequence MNDRYHKAARDGYLDLLREATRKDLNAPDEDGMTPTLWAAYHGNLEALRLIVARGGNPDKCDIWGNTPLHLAAANGHHNCLFFLVTFGANIWCLDNDYHTPLNMAATKNHMDCVRYLDSIASKQMGLNPKLVNKLKERAFRDAERRIKDCAKMQKKHHKRMEKKYHKEAPEASVSDVMSFSSYSSGSVSHKLRNLDEAAVGVPYSQATLQATNRGKTKIQKKLEKRKQGDGTFKIYEDGRKSVRSLSGLQLGNDVMFLKPGTYVNPKDYGRRNIRDMFPRDHDDAISRAISEPDLHGINADHSEVSTDSGHDSLFNRPGLGTMVFRRNYVSGGMFDMGDPDGTEGSGHSVHFRGRLHPHPSLDEDSIGSARSLQERNLEELPWEEVELGLDDDNEALTSPLEVFLATHSMSEFFSIFRREKIDLQALLLCSDQDLRSIHIPLGPRKKILDACQRRLETIEDPECIDDTEL; translated from the exons ATGAATGACAGGTACCACAAGGCGGCCCGGGACGGCTACCTGGACCTGCTGAGGGAGGCCACACGCAAGGACCTCAACGCGCCCGATGAGGATGGCATGACACCGACGCTATGGGCGGCCTACCACGGGAACCTGGAGGCTCTGCGGCTCATCGTAGCGAGGGG AGGGAACCCTGACAAGTGTGACATCTGGGGCAACACGCCTCTCCACCTCGCCGCTGCCAACGGTCACCACAACTGCCTTTTCTTCCTGGTGACGTTCGGCGCCAACATCTGGTGCCTTGATAATGACTACCACACGCCACTCAACATGGCCGCCACCAAGAACCACATGGATTGTGTTCGCTACCTGGACTCCATCGCTTCCAAGCAAATGGGGCTCAACCCCAAGCTGGTCAACAAGCTGAAGGAGCGGGCGTTTCGAGACGCCGAGCGGCGCATCAAAGATTGCGCTAAGATGCAGAAGAAGCACCATAAGCGTATGGAGAAGAAGTACCACAAGGAGGCGCCAGAGGCATCCGTGTCGGATGTTATGAGTTTTTCCAGTTACAGCAGCGGCTCCGTTAGCCACAAGTTGCGCAACTTGGACGAGGCCGCCGTCGGTGTGCCATATTCGCAG GCTACTCTTCAAGCCACAAACCGAGGGAAGACAAAAATCCAGAAGAAGCTGGAGAAAAGGAAACAAGGAGACGGGACCTTTAAAATCTACGAGGACGGGAGGAAGAGCGTGCGCTCCCTCTCTGGACTCCAACTGGGCAACGACGTCATGTTCCTCAAACCCGGAACATACGTCAACCCTAAGGATTACGGCCGCCGCAACATCCGCGACATGTTCCCCCGAGATCACGACGACGCCATTTCACGTGCCATCAGCGAGCCGGACCTCCATGGAATCAACGCTGACCACTCGGAGGTCAGCACGGACTCGGGACACGATTCCCTATTCAACCGGCCCGGTCTGGGCACCATGGTCTTCAGGAGGAACTATGTGAGCGGGGGGATGTTTGACATGGGAGATCCGGACGGAACCGAGGGCTCGGGTCACTCTGTGCATTTCCGCGGCAGACTGCACCCTCATCCCAGTCTGGACGAGGACAGCATCGGAAGCGCTCGCAGCCTGCAGGAGAGGAACCTGGAGGAACTTCCTTGGGAGGAGGTGGAATTGGGACTGGACGACGACAATGAGGCCCTCACCAGCCCTTTGGAGGTCTTCTTGGCCACGCACAGCATGAGCGAGTTCTTCTCCATCTTTAGGAGGGAAAAGATCGACCTACAAGCACTGCTGCTCTGCTCTGACCAGGATCTCAGGAGCATCCACATCCCTTTAGGACCCAGGAAAAAGATCTTAGATGCCTGTCAGAGACGCCTTGAGACCATAGAGGACCCAGAGTGCATAGATGACACTGAACT ATGA
- the ush1ga gene encoding pre-mRNA splicing regulator USH1G isoform X2 — protein sequence MNDRYHKAARDGYLDLLREATRKDLNAPDEDGMTPTLWAAYHGNLEALRLIVARGGNPDKCDIWGNTPLHLAAANGHHNCLFFLVTFGANIWCLDNDYHTPLNMAATKNHMDCVRYLDSIASKQMGLNPKLVNKLKERAFRDAERRIKDCAKMQKKHHKRMEKKYHKEAPEASVSDVMSFSSYSSGSVSHKLRNLDEAAVGVPYSQATLQATNRGKTKIQKKLEKRKQGDGTFKIYEDGRKSVRSLSGLQLGNDVMFLKPGTYVNPKDYGRRNIRDMFPRDHDDAISRAISEPDLHGINADHSEVSTDSGHDSLFNRPGLGTMVFRRNYVSGGMFDMGDPDGTEGSGHSVHFRGRLHPHPSLDEDSIGSARSLQERNLEELPWEEVELGLDDDNEALTSPLEVFLATHSMSEFFSIFRREKIDLQALLLCSDQDLRSIHIPLGPRKKILDACQRRLETIEDPECIDDTEL from the exons ATGAATGACAGGTACCACAAGGCGGCCCGGGACGGCTACCTGGACCTGCTGAGGGAGGCCACACGCAAGGACCTCAACGCGCCCGATGAGGATGGCATGACACCGACGCTATGGGCGGCCTACCACGGGAACCTGGAGGCTCTGCGGCTCATCGTAGCGAGGGG AGGGAACCCTGACAAGTGTGACATCTGGGGCAACACGCCTCTCCACCTCGCCGCTGCCAACGGTCACCACAACTGCCTTTTCTTCCTGGTGACGTTCGGCGCCAACATCTGGTGCCTTGATAATGACTACCACACGCCACTCAACATGGCCGCCACCAAGAACCACATGGATTGTGTTCGCTACCTGGACTCCATCGCTTCCAAGCAAATGGGGCTCAACCCCAAGCTGGTCAACAAGCTGAAGGAGCGGGCGTTTCGAGACGCCGAGCGGCGCATCAAAGATTGCGCTAAGATGCAGAAGAAGCACCATAAGCGTATGGAGAAGAAGTACCACAAGGAGGCGCCAGAGGCATCCGTGTCGGATGTTATGAGTTTTTCCAGTTACAGCAGCGGCTCCGTTAGCCACAAGTTGCGCAACTTGGACGAGGCCGCCGTCGGTGTGCCATATTCGCAG GCTACTCTTCAAGCCACAAACCGAGGGAAGACAAAAATCCAGAAGAAGCTGGAGAAAAGGAAACAAGGAGACGGGACCTTTAAAATCTACGAGGACGGGAGGAAGAGCGTGCGCTCCCTCTCTGGACTCCAACTGGGCAACGACGTCATGTTCCTCAAACCCGGAACATACGTCAACCCTAAGGATTACGGCCGCCGCAACATCCGCGACATGTTCCCCCGAGATCACGACGACGCCATTTCACGTGCCATCAGCGAGCCGGACCTCCATGGAATCAACGCTGACCACTCGGAGGTCAGCACGGACTCGGGACACGATTCCCTATTCAACCGGCCCGGTCTGGGCACCATGGTCTTCAGGAGGAACTATGTGAGCGGGGGGATGTTTGACATGGGAGATCCGGACGGAACCGAGGGCTCGGGTCACTCTGTGCATTTCCGCGGCAGACTGCACCCTCATCCCAGTCTGGACGAGGACAGCATCGGAAGCGCTCGCAGCCTGCAGGAGAGGAACCTGGAGGAACTTCCTTGGGAGGAGGTGGAATTGGGACTGGACGACGACAATGAGGCCCTCACCAGCCCTTTGGAGGTCTTCTTGGCCACGCACAGCATGAGCGAGTTCTTCTCCATCTTTAGGAGGGAAAAGATCGACCTACAAGCACTGCTGCTCTGCTCTGACCAGGATCTCAGGAGCATCCACATCCCTTTAGGACCCAGGAAAAAGATCTTAGATGCCTGTCAGAGACGCCTTGAGACCATAGAGGACCCAGAGTGCATAGATGACACTGAACTGTGA
- the LOC125983835 gene encoding proton channel OTOP2, which yields MSQDMCLNMGIPCNCLADGKLCEPCRMSKDGHDVDSQHDVVAENTGEPEHLNEKTSSPNKERDRNWGWILSGVIFINILMLGIALVSGSAYEHVDISMSDLQIFMVIILILTCIWMIYYIIFTARIDNAVAYRDQHAGPVWLRGGMVLFGLLSIIMDIFKIASYVGYLHCESAIKIVFPVVQLIFIVVQTYFMWVHAKDCVQLQRNLTRCGLMLVLSINLVLWMAAVTDESLHQTAHPDGGGHGGGHGGGHGDDHSSDNGGDHGGDHGGAHGNDTHESDDHHDNSSHKMWGRMIYIQKASYGEDQCNCSHTSCTLFKDAYFYLYPFNIEYSLFASAMAYVMWKNVGRLGKAHDPHSHGHAHKFHLKDALIGPLVGVLLVFAALATFIVYEMEMNEDKEDDHSKRDQALLIHFIINIVIISLMLVATLVGTTIYKLDRREHDSEKNPTRSLDVGLLVGTSMGQFIISYFTIVAMVASGAQGHLNRLNLTWAILMVIQIGLQNFFIVEGLHREPFHEEHHEHITTMTNIYAVEHYSKEMDGLQGSEIRAKPEMEVPAVDPFNRIVHYPHKLTWKRRVLKEVSVFLMLANIILWIMPAFGARPQFDHPAETEFYDFNMWAAIVNVGLPFAIFYRMHSVAALLEVFVIS from the exons ATGTCGCAGGACATGTGCTTGAACATGGGCATCCCATGCAACTGTCTTGCCGACGGGAAGCTCTGTGAACCCTGCAGGATGAGCAAAGATGGTCACGACGTCGACTCCCAGCACGACGTCGTGGCGGAGAACACGGGCGAGCCCGAGCACCTGAACGAAAAAACGAGTTCTCCCAATAAGGAAAGAGACAGAAACTGGGGATGGATTCTGTCCGGGGTCATCTTCATCAACATCCTGATGTTGGGCATCGCGTTGGTGAGCGGCAGCGCCTACGAGCACGTCGACATCAGTATGTCAGACCTCCAGATTTTCATGgtcatcatcctcatcctcaccTGCATCTGGATGATCTACTACATCATCTTCACGGCCAGAATTGATAACGCGGTGGCTTACAGGGACCAACACGCCGGACCCGTTTGGCTCAGGG GAGGAATGGTGCTCTTTGGACTCCTCAGTATCATCATGGACATTTTCAAGATAGCGAGCTACGTCGGCTACCTCCACTGCGAGTCGGCCATCAAGATTGTTTTTCCTGTGGTCCAACTTATTTTCATTGTTGTGCAG ACATATTTCATGTGGGTCCATGCCAAAGACTGCGTACAGCTCCAAAGGAACCTTACACG GTGCGGTCTGATGCTCGTCCTTTCCATTAATCTGGTTTTGTGGATGGCTGCGGTCACGGACGAGTCCCTGCACCAAACAGCCCACCCAGACGGCGGCGGCCATGGTGGCGGCCATGGTGGCGGCCATGGCGACGACCACAGCAGCGATAACGGCGGCGACCACGGCGGCGACCACGGTGGCGCACACGGCAACGACACGCACGAATCCGACGACCACCATGACAACAGCTCTCATAAGATGTGGGGACGGATGATCTACATCCAGAAAG CGAGTTACGGCGAGGACCAATGCAACTGCAGCCACACGTCCTGTACCCTGTTCAAAGACGCCTACTTCTACCTGTACCCCTTCAACATCGAGTACAGCCTCTTCGCCTCGGCCATGGCCTACGTCATGTGGAAAAACGTCGGGCGACTGGGCAAGGCCCACGACCCGCACAGCCACGGCCACGCACACAAGTTCCACCTGAAAGACGCACTCATTGGCCCCCTGGTGGGCGTTCTGCTGGTTTTCGCCGCCCTGGCCACATTTATCGTGTACGAGATGGAGATGAATGAGGACAAAGAAGATGACCACAGCAAGAGAGACCAAGCGCTGTTGATCCACTTTATCATAAACATCGTGATTATCAGCCTGATGCTGGTGGCCACCCTGGTCGGCACCACCATCTACAAGCTGGACCGCCGGGAACACGACTCAGAGAAGAACCCCACACGTAGCTTGGACGTGGGCCTGCTGGTGGGAACCTCCATGGGGCAGTTCATCATCAGCTACTTCACGATAGTCGCCATGGTGGCATCTGGAGCCCAGGGCCACCTTAACAGGCTCAACTTGACCTGGGCTATACTGATGGTGATCCAGATCGGGCTGCAGAACTTCTTCATCGTCGAAGGTCTCCACCGGGAGCCTTTCCACGAAGAACATCATGAGCACATAACCACGATGACCAACATCTACGCCGTGGAGCACTACAGCAAAGAGATGGACGGTCTGCAAGGATCGGAAATAAGAGCCAAGCCTGAGATGGAGGTGCCGGCGGTGGACCCGTTTAACCGCATCGTGCACTACCCGCATAAACTGACGTGGAAGAGGAGAGTCCTGAAGGAAGTTTCCGTTTTTTTAATGTTGGCCAACATCATT CTGTGGATCATGCCGGCGTTCGGCGCTCGCCCCCAGTTTGACCACCCGGCTGAAACGGAATTCTACGACTTTAACATGTGGGCGGCCATTGTGAATGTCGGACTGCCTTTTGCCATCTTTTACCGCATGCACTCAGTGGCCGCCCTCTTGGAAGTGTTTGTCATCTCTTAA